In one window of Campylobacter hepaticus DNA:
- the ilvD gene encoding dihydroxy-acid dehydratase — translation MRSDAIKKGHLKAPNRSLLRACGLKDEDFDKPFIGVANSYIDIIPGHYFLNEYAKIIKDEIRKNGCVPFEFNTIGVDDGIAMGHEGMLYSLPSRELIANSIETVMNAHQLDALICIPNCDKITPGMLMGALRVNVPTVFVSGGPMRFGVSKKGEKISLSSVFEAVGAYEANKISQEELKDIECSACPSGGSCSGMFTANSMNTLCEAMGIALEGNGTILALSKEREELLRKAARRICEIALDQRFKIRNIITKKAIYNAMVVDMAMGGSTNTILHMLAISHEAGVKLDLKELNFISSKVAHIAKIAPSLNTVYMEDIHKAGGVSAVMAEIASKKEHILELDALMITGESLKERLKNAKIKDENIIRKIDNAYSNVGGLAILFGNLAKEGCVVKTAGITGSRKFIGKAICFNSQDEAIEGIIKGKVKKGNVCVIRYEGPKGGPGMQEMLSPTSLLMGMGLGSEVALITDGRFSGATRGLSVGHISPEAAEGGLIALLKDSDLIEIDVDAYTINVLLSEEEIAKRQEEFVLPKKEVSSKWLKMYQKLVTNASKGAILDVE, via the coding sequence ATGAGAAGTGATGCTATAAAAAAAGGGCATTTAAAAGCACCTAATCGTTCTTTGCTTAGAGCTTGTGGTTTAAAAGATGAAGATTTTGATAAACCTTTTATAGGTGTAGCAAACAGTTATATAGATATTATTCCAGGTCATTATTTTTTAAATGAATATGCTAAAATCATTAAAGATGAAATCCGCAAAAATGGTTGTGTGCCTTTTGAATTTAACACTATAGGAGTAGATGATGGTATAGCTATGGGGCATGAAGGCATGCTTTATTCTTTACCAAGCCGTGAGCTTATTGCTAATTCTATTGAAACAGTTATGAATGCGCATCAACTTGATGCTTTAATTTGTATTCCAAATTGCGATAAAATTACCCCTGGTATGCTTATGGGGGCTTTAAGGGTAAATGTTCCAACTGTGTTTGTTAGTGGGGGACCCATGCGTTTTGGTGTAAGTAAAAAAGGTGAAAAAATTAGTCTTAGTTCTGTATTTGAAGCTGTAGGTGCTTATGAGGCTAATAAAATAAGTCAAGAAGAACTTAAAGATATAGAATGTTCAGCTTGTCCAAGTGGTGGATCTTGTTCTGGAATGTTTACGGCTAATTCTATGAATACCTTATGCGAGGCTATGGGTATAGCTTTAGAAGGAAATGGGACTATTTTAGCTTTAAGCAAAGAAAGAGAGGAGCTTTTAAGAAAAGCAGCGCGTCGCATTTGTGAAATTGCTTTAGATCAAAGATTTAAAATTCGTAATATTATCACTAAAAAGGCTATTTATAATGCTATGGTAGTAGATATGGCTATGGGTGGGAGTACTAATACTATTCTTCATATGCTTGCTATTTCTCATGAAGCAGGAGTAAAACTTGATCTTAAAGAACTTAATTTTATTTCAAGCAAGGTAGCGCATATTGCTAAGATTGCCCCATCGTTAAATACAGTTTATATGGAAGATATTCATAAAGCAGGAGGGGTAAGTGCTGTAATGGCTGAAATTGCAAGTAAAAAAGAGCATATTTTAGAACTTGATGCGCTTATGATTACAGGAGAAAGTTTAAAAGAACGTCTTAAAAATGCTAAAATTAAAGATGAAAATATTATTCGTAAGATTGATAATGCTTATTCAAATGTAGGTGGACTTGCTATTTTATTTGGTAATTTGGCTAAAGAAGGTTGTGTGGTAAAAACAGCTGGAATTACTGGGAGTAGAAAATTTATAGGTAAAGCAATTTGTTTTAATTCTCAAGATGAAGCTATTGAAGGTATTATTAAGGGCAAGGTAAAAAAGGGTAATGTATGTGTAATACGTTATGAAGGTCCAAAAGGTGGTCCAGGTATGCAAGAAATGTTAAGTCCTACCTCTCTTTTAATGGGAATGGGTTTAGGAAGTGAAGTGGCTTTGATTACAGATGGGCGTTTTAGTGGTGCAACAAGGGGTTTGAGTGTGGGACATATTTCTCCTGAAGCAGCTGAAGGAGGCTTGATAGCTCTTTTAAAAGATTCAGATTTAATAGAAATTGATGTTGATGCTTATACTATTAATGTGCTTTTAAGCGAAGAAGAGATTGCTAAACGTCAAGAAGAATTTGTTTTACCTAAAAAGGAAGTATCTTCTAAATGGCTTAAAATGTATCAAAAACTTGTTACAAATGCTAGCAAGGGTGCGATTTTGGATGTAGAATAA
- a CDS encoding glutamate synthase subunit beta produces MGNIRGFLDFKRVDFKKLAPKERVLNFKEFITLLDKKEQEIQGGRCMNCGVAFCHSGVVSEGKDVGCPLNNLIPEWNDLIYRSLWEEAYERLNLTNPFPEFTGRVCPAPCEDSCVCAINDISVSIKNSELAIIENAFKQNLVHLNKPKKYNGKKIAIIGSGPSGLACANTLNSLGYKVSVFERSDKIGGLLMYGIPDMKLDKSIVDRRVALLEKSGIEFKVNENIDTKNKVSKLLKEFDALVLCTGANRPVDLDIEGRELKGIEFALDFLIQNTKSLLKTGKGTDKAKGKNVLVIGSGDTSVDCIGVAIRQGAKSVLRLQRSPKRALQRTKDNPWPLKADIFTNDYGIEEAIAIYGKDPREYQKIVKKFLGKTHIEGVQTNDLRCEFKKGQSLVVWAIKDGIECALALHKKLII; encoded by the coding sequence ATGGGAAATATAAGAGGTTTTTTAGACTTTAAAAGAGTAGATTTTAAAAAACTTGCTCCTAAAGAAAGGGTCTTAAATTTTAAAGAATTTATAACACTTTTAGATAAAAAAGAACAAGAAATTCAAGGTGGACGTTGTATGAATTGTGGAGTAGCTTTTTGCCATAGTGGGGTAGTAAGTGAAGGTAAAGATGTGGGTTGTCCTTTAAATAATCTTATTCCTGAATGGAATGATTTAATCTATCGTTCTTTATGGGAAGAAGCTTATGAAAGGCTTAATCTTACTAATCCTTTTCCTGAATTTACAGGTCGTGTTTGTCCTGCTCCTTGTGAGGATTCTTGTGTGTGTGCGATTAATGATATTAGTGTAAGTATTAAAAATAGTGAATTAGCCATTATAGAAAATGCCTTTAAACAAAATTTAGTTCATTTAAATAAACCTAAAAAATATAATGGTAAAAAAATTGCCATTATAGGAAGCGGTCCTTCTGGACTTGCTTGTGCTAATACTTTAAATTCTTTAGGATATAAAGTAAGTGTTTTTGAAAGAAGTGATAAAATAGGTGGGCTTTTAATGTATGGAATTCCTGATATGAAACTTGATAAAAGCATAGTAGATAGACGTGTTGCTTTGCTTGAAAAAAGTGGTATTGAATTTAAAGTAAATGAAAATATAGATACTAAAAATAAGGTTTCAAAGCTTTTAAAGGAATTTGATGCTTTAGTTCTTTGTACTGGTGCTAACAGACCTGTAGATCTTGATATAGAGGGTAGAGAATTAAAAGGGATAGAATTTGCACTTGATTTTTTAATACAAAATACTAAGAGTTTATTAAAAACTGGTAAGGGCACAGATAAGGCTAAAGGGAAAAATGTTTTAGTTATAGGAAGCGGGGATACAAGTGTTGATTGTATTGGTGTTGCAATAAGGCAAGGAGCTAAATCTGTACTACGTTTACAAAGAAGCCCAAAAAGAGCCTTACAAAGAACTAAAGATAATCCTTGGCCTTTAAAAGCTGATATTTTTACAAATGATTATGGTATAGAAGAAGCTATTGCTATATATGGTAAAGATCCTAGAGAGTATCAAAAAATAGTAAAAAAATTCTTAGGAAAAACTCATATAGAAGGTGTTCAAACAAATGATTTAAGATGTGAATTTAAAAAAGGGCAATCTTTAGTTGTTTGGGCTATAAAAGATGGTATAGAATGCGCTTTAGCTTTACATAAAAAATTAATCATTTAA
- a CDS encoding ribonuclease HII has product MKTLFNTDELLKEFNINLIGIDEAGRGALAGPMVMAACQLHKKLHGLCDSKKLSEKKREEYYKLILKNSNYLILAFSSQQIDTLGLSACLKTGLILIKKHFKTQNNFLYDGNTNFNISAIKTQVKADTNILQVSAASILAKVSKDNIMNYLAKDFPHYHFEKNKGYGTKAHKALIAQFGICKLHRTSFKLL; this is encoded by the coding sequence TTGAAAACTTTATTTAATACAGATGAACTTTTAAAAGAATTTAATATCAATCTTATTGGAATTGATGAAGCAGGAAGAGGTGCTTTAGCAGGACCCATGGTAATGGCAGCTTGTCAATTGCATAAAAAACTTCACGGACTTTGTGATTCTAAAAAACTAAGTGAAAAAAAACGCGAAGAATACTATAAGCTTATTTTAAAAAACTCAAACTATCTTATACTTGCTTTTTCTTCACAACAAATTGATACCTTAGGACTTAGTGCTTGCTTAAAAACAGGCTTAATCCTTATCAAAAAACATTTTAAAACACAAAATAATTTTTTATATGATGGCAATACAAATTTTAATATTAGTGCAATTAAAACACAAGTTAAAGCCGATACAAATATTTTGCAAGTAAGTGCAGCTAGCATACTTGCAAAAGTTAGCAAAGACAATATAATGAACTATTTAGCTAAAGACTTTCCTCATTATCATTTTGAAAAAAACAAAGGCTATGGTACTAAAGCACATAAAGCACTCATAGCACAATTTGGAATTTGCAAATTACACCGTACAAGCTTTAAGCTTTTATGA
- the queC gene encoding 7-cyano-7-deazaguanine synthase QueC — protein MNKKALCIISGGMDSTVCAYLAKKEGYEIIALHFDYEQRTQVKERECFRQICKALKVEKSYILDVSFIKNIGGNALTDKSIHIPKNQLCLSNATPPITYVPFRNGIFLSIAGSLAEKENCESIFIGVVEEDGSGYPDCTSDFIKKAQAFINEGTSNKFKVCLKAPLLHYNKSQIVHIALEEKIPLELTWSCYENENEACGECDSCLLRLQGFKKAGFKDKIKYKS, from the coding sequence ATGAATAAAAAAGCACTTTGTATCATTAGTGGAGGTATGGATAGTACGGTGTGCGCTTATTTGGCCAAAAAAGAAGGTTATGAAATCATTGCTTTACATTTTGACTATGAACAACGCACTCAAGTAAAAGAAAGAGAATGTTTTAGGCAAATTTGCAAAGCTTTAAAAGTGGAAAAATCTTATATCTTAGATGTAAGTTTTATTAAAAATATAGGAGGCAATGCTTTAACTGATAAAAGTATTCATATACCTAAAAATCAGCTTTGTTTAAGCAATGCTACCCCACCTATTACTTATGTGCCTTTTCGTAATGGAATTTTTTTAAGTATAGCAGGATCTTTGGCTGAAAAAGAAAATTGTGAAAGTATTTTTATAGGTGTTGTAGAAGAAGATGGAAGTGGTTATCCTGATTGTACAAGTGATTTTATAAAAAAAGCTCAAGCATTTATTAATGAGGGTACAAGTAATAAGTTTAAGGTTTGTTTAAAAGCTCCTCTTCTTCATTATAATAAAAGTCAAATTGTTCATATTGCTTTAGAAGAAAAAATACCTTTAGAATTAACTTGGTCTTGTTATGAAAATGAAAATGAAGCTTGTGGAGAGTGTGATAGTTGTTTATTGCGTTTACAAGGTTTTAAAAAAGCTGGATTTAAAGATAAGATTAAATATAAGTCCTAG
- a CDS encoding HD domain-containing protein encodes MINIKLIEHIFKAASISRWNDYPRMANLVELDKQAHKFIIAYFIAKTEKNVDMKIIIEGGIFEFLSRVVVTDIRPDVYHEIVRQKKDQVNAWVLSKIEPMIEDIEQGAFLKRFEEYLKGNTYAKERLILKAASYFATKWEFNIVYQTSAFLNDIEEIKNKVEEELEDYYELIGARKIALNQKIAKIIDLSGRLRFQKRWAQTPRIPETAVLGHMLVVAILAYFYSLKIKACDKRLENNFYCALFHDLPESLTRDIISPVKYGIDGLHDIINDYEMKLINERILPFVPENLKAEFSYILGIREGRNEEAAFVKNEFENRTYKNAKIELCSGSLSSFNTNEFNAIDGKALKYCDKIAAFIEAGLSISYGVKSKELENGFLGMYDFFKENPTIDGVNFFDICKEFKEYFKI; translated from the coding sequence ATGATTAATATAAAACTTATAGAACATATTTTTAAAGCTGCTTCTATTAGTCGCTGGAATGATTATCCAAGAATGGCTAATTTAGTTGAACTTGATAAACAAGCACATAAATTTATTATTGCTTATTTTATTGCTAAAACAGAAAAAAATGTAGATATGAAAATTATTATAGAAGGAGGAATTTTTGAATTTTTAAGCCGTGTTGTAGTAACTGATATACGCCCTGATGTCTATCATGAAATAGTACGTCAAAAAAAAGATCAAGTTAATGCTTGGGTTTTAAGCAAAATAGAGCCCATGATAGAAGATATAGAACAGGGTGCTTTTTTAAAACGTTTTGAAGAATACTTAAAAGGCAATACTTATGCTAAAGAAAGACTTATTTTAAAAGCAGCATCTTATTTTGCAACAAAATGGGAATTTAATATAGTTTATCAAACCTCAGCTTTTTTAAATGATATAGAAGAGATTAAAAACAAAGTTGAAGAAGAACTAGAAGATTATTATGAACTCATAGGTGCTAGAAAAATAGCTTTAAATCAAAAAATTGCCAAAATTATTGATTTAAGCGGAAGATTGCGTTTTCAAAAACGCTGGGCACAAACCCCACGTATACCTGAAACGGCTGTTTTAGGACATATGCTTGTAGTAGCCATTTTAGCGTATTTTTATTCACTAAAAATCAAAGCTTGTGATAAAAGACTTGAAAATAATTTTTATTGTGCTTTATTTCATGATTTACCAGAATCTTTAACACGTGATATCATAAGCCCTGTAAAATATGGCATAGATGGACTTCATGATATTATCAATGATTATGAAATGAAACTCATTAATGAAAGAATTTTACCCTTTGTACCTGAAAATTTAAAAGCAGAATTTTCTTATATTTTAGGTATTAGAGAAGGCAGAAATGAAGAAGCAGCTTTTGTTAAAAATGAATTTGAAAACCGCACTTATAAAAACGCTAAAATAGAACTTTGTAGTGGGAGTTTAAGTTCTTTTAATACTAATGAATTTAATGCTATTGATGGAAAAGCCTTGAAATATTGCGATAAAATAGCAGCTTTTATAGAAGCAGGACTTAGTATAAGCTATGGAGTAAAATCTAAAGAACTTGAAAATGGTTTTTTGGGCATGTATGATTTTTTTAAAGAAAACCCTACTATAGATGGAGTAAATTTCTTTGATATTTGTAAAGAATTTAAAGAATACTTTAAAATTTAA
- a CDS encoding disulfide bond formation protein B — MNEINKTKNFYTLMCLAGFLIIFLPVGIANFIFGYMLGDSPCVLCWGQRQAMIFIGVMALFIVRYGVKGKYLAALLIMTAVGLYQSFAHYGNHAHRDLDQGFGLAVFGIHTYFWAEVIFWAVVLLLGVIFAFAPKFNAFEAELNGEKFRKYTKFSFAAVLISTIIVASNVFQAFVSTGVPPYVGQSDPVRFSLNSKYIIWSTHGWNGLWQNISFLGKRDVKAPDYAFKPASEKLNIKFDNDISNSPFTNINEELKIINEQTINFDQAINTLDFINEEFIASSKWDVAFLDKNFNVKESFELDPYFSATIDPIIGIIPYMNDKFILMGSNKSFLRFEKNPNASEEDIAKQYADFIKGNDKFKGQGEDLGRGRLDTVRSKFNHVASMSTDGNYLYLATVPNNKDAKTFVISKFSLKDRMLSAEFTPKANLKEGKTLGDLYITSMTFKDGVIYALSKNHNVIAVIDPLKEEIVKTIAFPSSITNARSIFFKDGKINILSYQDKANKLYTLN, encoded by the coding sequence ATGAACGAAATCAATAAAACAAAAAATTTCTACACTCTTATGTGTTTAGCAGGCTTTTTAATCATATTTTTACCTGTAGGTATAGCAAATTTTATATTTGGTTATATGTTAGGTGATAGTCCTTGTGTACTTTGTTGGGGACAAAGACAAGCAATGATTTTTATTGGTGTAATGGCACTTTTTATTGTACGCTATGGGGTAAAAGGAAAATATCTTGCAGCTCTTTTAATCATGACTGCTGTAGGTCTTTATCAATCTTTTGCTCATTATGGTAATCACGCTCATAGAGACTTAGATCAAGGTTTTGGTTTAGCAGTTTTTGGTATTCACACTTATTTTTGGGCTGAAGTAATATTTTGGGCTGTTGTACTACTTTTAGGCGTTATTTTTGCTTTTGCTCCTAAATTCAATGCTTTTGAAGCTGAGCTAAATGGTGAAAAATTTAGAAAATATACTAAATTTTCTTTTGCTGCAGTTCTTATTAGTACTATTATTGTAGCATCAAATGTTTTTCAAGCTTTTGTGAGCACAGGAGTTCCTCCTTATGTTGGACAAAGTGATCCTGTAAGATTTAGTTTAAATTCAAAATACATCATTTGGAGCACCCATGGTTGGAATGGATTATGGCAAAATATCTCTTTCTTAGGTAAACGTGATGTTAAAGCTCCTGATTATGCTTTTAAACCTGCTAGTGAAAAATTAAATATCAAATTTGATAATGATATTAGCAACTCTCCATTTACAAACATTAATGAAGAGCTTAAAATCATTAATGAACAAACCATTAATTTTGATCAAGCTATCAACACTCTTGATTTTATTAATGAAGAATTCATAGCAAGCTCTAAATGGGATGTAGCATTTTTAGATAAAAATTTTAATGTCAAAGAAAGTTTTGAATTAGATCCTTATTTTTCAGCTACTATTGATCCAATTATAGGAATTATTCCTTATATGAATGATAAATTCATCCTTATGGGTTCAAATAAATCTTTCTTGAGATTTGAAAAAAATCCTAATGCAAGCGAAGAAGATATAGCCAAACAATATGCTGATTTTATAAAAGGTAATGATAAATTCAAAGGCCAAGGGGAGGATCTAGGTCGAGGAAGACTAGATACAGTAAGATCTAAATTTAATCATGTAGCTAGCATGAGTACAGATGGAAATTATCTTTATCTTGCAACTGTTCCAAATAATAAGGATGCTAAAACTTTTGTAATTTCTAAATTTTCTTTAAAAGATCGTATGCTTTCAGCAGAATTTACTCCAAAAGCAAATCTTAAAGAAGGCAAAACACTAGGTGATCTTTATATCACTTCTATGACTTTTAAAGATGGAGTAATTTATGCGCTTAGCAAAAATCATAATGTTATTGCAGTAATTGACCCACTTAAAGAAGAAATAGTAAAAACTATCGCTTTCCCAAGCTCTATCACAAATGCAAGAAGTATTTTCTTTAAAGATGGAAAAATCAATATTCTTTCATATCAAGATAAGGCTAATAAACTTTATACTTTAAATTAA